Genomic segment of Streptomyces zhihengii:
TACGTTCACTCCGCACCGCGCGCGCTGTGCCCGCACGTCGAGTGGGCGATCGCGGGAGTGCTCGGCACACGGGTCCAGCTCGACTGGATCCGCCAGCCGGCATCGCCCGGCACCTGGAGAGCGGAGTTCTCCTGGCGCGGTGAGGCCGGTACGGCCTCCAAACTCGCCTCCGCGCTGCGCGGATGGCATCTGCTGCGCTTCGAGGTCACGGCCGAGCCGTGCGCGACGGCCGAGGGGGAGCGCTACAGCGCCACCCCCGAGCTCGGCATCTTCCACGCCGTGACGGGAATCCACGGCGACATCCTGGTCCCCGAGGACCGCCTGCGGGCCGCCATGGCGCGGGCCGCCCAGGGGGAGACCGAGCTGGAGGCGGAGATCGCCAAGCTGCTCGGGAAGCCGTGGGACGACGAGCTGGAGCCGTTCCGCTACGCGGGCGAGGGCGCACCGGTCCGCTGGCTCCACCAGGTGGTCTGACGCGACACGCGCGCGCCCCGTCGTACGTCCCGCCCGCGCCGCACCCGTGGACCGCGCGCCGCACCCGTGCGCCGTGCACCGCACGCACCCGCACGCCGCCCCGCACGCCGCCCCGCGTGCCGTCCCGTGATCCGTCGTGCCGCACGCCCCGGCGCGGGCGCCCGATGCGGCCGGATTGTGGCAGAACCATGACCGCAGAGTGAGCCGGATGTGATGAAACGGTGATTGCGGCCGATGGTTCGATGTCGGACTTGTGATCTTGTGAAGTCCCCGGGGGCGTGGAATAGTCCCGTTCCGCTTCGAGGGATCCGGGGGGATCCGTACACCGCCGAAGCACATCGATCGGATCGCCGCCCGGCCCGCTGATGACGGGACGGAGGGGCGATGCGGGGTGGGGGGGGCACATGCCGCGCGCATCGGCACGTACAGGGCGAGGGGTGAGGACGTCGGCTCCCCGTGGGCGACCACGGGTGGAGACCGCCCTCCGGGACGGCCCGGACACACCCCTGGGGACGCCGGCGGAGCCGGCCCCGGGAACCTCCTGAACCGACGGACCCCGGCGTCCGCCCGCCGTCCGTGACACGACGTCACCCCGCGGCCACCGTCCACCGTCTTCGCTTCCCGCGGCCGCCGTGCGCGCCGCGTACCCGTCATGAACATTCCCGACACCGGCGACGTCGCCCACCGCGCGACACCGAACGTGCCGGGAACGGACCGCATCGCGGACCGTTCCCGCGCAGGCACGACGTGACGGTGCAAGGACCTCCGAGGACCAGGCACCCGAGCGCATCCACCTTCCCCATCGACGTGCGGAGACACGTGATGCCATTTCGCGGCCGGTTGCTGAACCGGCGAATACCAGGGCGGCTGCTCGCGGCCACCGCTCTGGGGGTGACGATCGCTCTGACCGGTTCCTCGGTGCAGGCGATGCCGCTGACCCTGGAGGAGCAGGTCCGGGGTCGTCCCGGTGTGCAGGACTTCGGTGATCCGGTCGAGGGCCGGGACGCGAAGGCGGCGCCGCGGCGTGCCGATGCGGCGCGGAAGGCGGCCGTCACGGCGCTGGACAAGGCGGTCTGGCCGGGCGACGGCAGCGCGGAGCTGGCCGTTGCGGCTTCGGGCAAGGAGAAGGTGGTCGGCGGTCTGCCGGTCACCGTCACATCCGTGCCGGTGAGGGCGGCGAAGTCGGCCCGTGCTGCTGCGGCTGCGTCGCCCGCCGAGGTGCGGGTGGATGTGCTGCCGGGGAAGCGGGCCGGTGAGCTGGGCGCGGGTGCGGTGCTGCGGGTGGAGCGTTCGGACGCGGGGGCGAAGGCTGCTCCGGTCCGGCTGACCGTGGACTACTCGTCGTTCGCGGAGGGGTACGGCGGCTCGTATGCGTCGCGGCTGCGGTTGGTGCAGTTGCCGGCGTGTGCGGCGGTCGCGGTGCCGGGCAGCGCCGGGTGTCCGGAGCTGCCGAAGCCTCTGGCGACGGTGAACGATCCCGAGGCGCGCACGGTGTCGGCGTCGGTGACGGCGGCTCCTGCGCAGGCGGCGGGCGCGTCGACGATGGCGGCCGAGGCCGCGCCGCTGGTGGCGCTGGCGGCGGGTCCGTCGTCGGGCCAGGGTTCCTACAAGGCGACGTCCCTGGCTCCTGCGTCGAGCTGGAGCGTCGCCAATTCCAGTGGCGGGTTCAGCTGGAACTATCCGATGCGGACGGTTCCGACGCCGGGTGGTCTGTCGCCGACGGTGGGTCTGGGGTATTCGTCGCAGTCGGCGGACGGCCGGACGGCGGTGACGAACAACCAGGGTTCCTGGGTCGGTGAGGGTTTCTCGTACGACGCGGGGTTCATCGAGCGCCGTTACAAGCCCTGTTCCGATGACGGGCACGAGTCGTCGGGTGAGCAGTGCTGGGCGTTCGACAATGCCTCGATCATGCTCAACGGGACGTCGAGTGAGCTGATCAAGGACGACGATTCCGGGGCGTGGAAGTTCGCTTCGGACGACGGTACGAAGGTCGAGAAGCTCACGGGTGCGTCGAACGGTGACGACAACGGTGAGCACTGGAAGGTCACGACGGCCGACGGTACGCAGTACTGGTTCGGGCTGAACCGGCTGCCGGGGTACACGGACGGCAAGGAGACGACCGGTTCGACGTGGACCGTGCCGGTGTTCGGTGACGACTCCGGGGAGCCGTGCTACAACGCGACGTTCACCAGTGCGCACTGCAAGCAGGCGTGGCGGTGGAGTCTTGACTATGTCAAGGACACGCACGGCAATGTGATGTCGTACTTCTACGCGCCGGAGACGAACTACTACGCGCTGAACGGGAAGACGGACGTCAACGGTACGGCGTATCACCGTGGCGGCTGGCTGAAGCGGATCGACTACGGTCAGCGTGACGGTCAGGTGTATGCGGCGAAGGCGCCGGCGCGGGTGGTGTTCGAGACCGCGGAGCGTTGTCTTCCGACGTCGGATTTCGATTGTGCGGAGTCGAAGCGGACGAAGGCGAACGCGGCGCGGTGGCCGGACACTCCGGTGGATCAGGAGTGCAAGGCCGATACGAAGTGCACGGTCGGGCAGACGTTCTGGACGACGAAGCGGCTGACGGGCATCACGACCCAGATGCGCAAGAGTGCGACCGAGTACCAGGATGTGGATGCGTGGTCGTTCACGCATCTGTTCACGGACAACGGTGACGACTCGAAGACGCTGTGGCTGTCGAAGCTGGAGCACGAGGGCCGGGTGGGGACGGCGGCGAAGCTGCCGGCGCTGGAGCTGTTCGGTGAGCAGCTGGTCAACCGGGTGGATGCGATCGGTGACAACATCGCGCCGTTCCACCGCTACCGCCTCGCCGCTGTGGTGAGTGAGACGGGCGCGCAGCTCGATGTGAACTACGCGCCGACCGAGTGCTCGAAGGCGTCGCTGCCGAAGCCGGGTGAGTCGGTGAAGCGGTGTTATCCGGTGAAGTGGGCGCCGCCGGGGACGATCGAGCCGATCACGGACTGGTTCCACAAGTACGTGGTCGCGGAGATCGTGGAGACGGACCGTACCGGTGGTGGCGATTCGCTGGTGACGCGGTACGACTACAAGGGTGACGCGGCCTGGCGGAAGGCGAAGCCGGACGGGATCACCGAGGACAAGTACCTCACCTGGGGTGGCTGGCAGGGCTACGGCAAGGTCACCGTCACGTCGGGGAGTGCGGACAAGCAGTCCACGCGGATCGACTACACGTACATGCAGGGCATGGACGGGGACAAGGACCCGGACGGCGGCAACCGCTCGGTCAAGGTCAAGGACTCGACCGGCGCGGAGTTCACGGACGCGGAGGAGTTCACCGGGCACCAGCTGGAGGCCCAGACCTGGGACGGCGACAAGGTCGTCTCCAAGGTCGTCACCACTCCGTGGAAGGCCGTGACGGGCACCCAGACCCACAGTTGGGGCACCAGGAACGCCGTCATCGTGCGGTCGGACGTGGAGCGGGGCTTCAGCCTCCTGGCGAACGACACCTGGCGCGAGTCGAAGAGCACCACGAAGTACTCCACCGTGTACGGCACCGGCCGGGTGACCGAGGTCGACGACCAGGGTGACGTCTCCACGACGGCGGACGACGCCTGCATCCGTATCTGGTACGCCGACAACACCACGGCCAACCTGCTGTCCCTGCCCTCGCGCAGCGAAGCCGTGGGCGTGCGGTGCTCCGCGACGCCGGACCGCAAGACGCAGGTCCACGCCGACGAGCGGACCTCGTACGACAACAAGGCGTTCGGCGAGGCCCCGACCCGGGGTCTGGCGACCACGACGGAGCGGCTGACCGCGCACAACGGCACCACCGGCACCTACCAGGTCACCGGCACCACGACGTACGACGGTTTCGGGCGGCCGCTGTCGCAGAAGGACGCGTCGGGGGCCGAGACCAAGACGTCGTACACGGACGTCAACGGTCTGATCTCGCAGACGAAGAACACCAACGCGCTGAACCACGTCACCACCACGGACTACGTCCCGGCGTGGGGCATGTCGGCCGGTCAGACCGACGCCAACGGCAAGCGCACCGACCTCGCCTACGACGGACTGGGCCGCCTGACCTCGGTCTGGCTCCCGGACCGGGCGAAGACGCAGACGCCGTCCATCAAGTACTCCTACAACGTCCGCCGTGACAAGGTCACCGCGATCCGGACGGAGAAGATCGAGAACGACGGCTCCTACGGCTCCGAGTACGAGCTGTTCGACAGCCTGCTGCGCCCGCGTCAGCTCCAGACCGAGGGCCCGAAGGGCACCCGGATGGTGGCCGACTCGTTCTACGACGGCACCGGGAAGATCAAGCAGACCAACGCCACCTACAACGCGGCGGGAGCGGCGTCGGACGAGCTGCTGATCGTCCGCAACGGCGAGGTCGGCCAGCAGTCGCTGCTGCGGTACGACGGCCTCGGCCGTCCGACCGCGCAGATCATGGCCGTCTCCGGTGTGGAGCAGTGGCGCACCACGACGACCTACGACGGCGAGCGCACCACGGTCGACCCGCCGCAGGGCGGTGTCCCGACGACGTCGATCAGCGACGCCCGGGGCAACACCGAGGAGATCTGGCACTACAAGGGCGACTCCCCGAACCCGCTCGCGGGCTACGACGCCACCAAGTACACCTTCACGCAGAAGAACCAGCTGGAGACCGTCACCGACGCCAAGGGCAACCAGTGGCGGTACGGGTACGACCTGCTGGGCCGCACCACACAGCTCGACGACCCGGACACGGGCACGTCGACCACGCAGTACGACGCGCTCGACCGCCCCGTCTCGACCACCGACGGGCGCGGCAAGAAGATCTCCACGGTCTACGACAA
This window contains:
- a CDS encoding polymorphic toxin-type HINT domain-containing protein codes for the protein MTIALTGSSVQAMPLTLEEQVRGRPGVQDFGDPVEGRDAKAAPRRADAARKAAVTALDKAVWPGDGSAELAVAASGKEKVVGGLPVTVTSVPVRAAKSARAAAAASPAEVRVDVLPGKRAGELGAGAVLRVERSDAGAKAAPVRLTVDYSSFAEGYGGSYASRLRLVQLPACAAVAVPGSAGCPELPKPLATVNDPEARTVSASVTAAPAQAAGASTMAAEAAPLVALAAGPSSGQGSYKATSLAPASSWSVANSSGGFSWNYPMRTVPTPGGLSPTVGLGYSSQSADGRTAVTNNQGSWVGEGFSYDAGFIERRYKPCSDDGHESSGEQCWAFDNASIMLNGTSSELIKDDDSGAWKFASDDGTKVEKLTGASNGDDNGEHWKVTTADGTQYWFGLNRLPGYTDGKETTGSTWTVPVFGDDSGEPCYNATFTSAHCKQAWRWSLDYVKDTHGNVMSYFYAPETNYYALNGKTDVNGTAYHRGGWLKRIDYGQRDGQVYAAKAPARVVFETAERCLPTSDFDCAESKRTKANAARWPDTPVDQECKADTKCTVGQTFWTTKRLTGITTQMRKSATEYQDVDAWSFTHLFTDNGDDSKTLWLSKLEHEGRVGTAAKLPALELFGEQLVNRVDAIGDNIAPFHRYRLAAVVSETGAQLDVNYAPTECSKASLPKPGESVKRCYPVKWAPPGTIEPITDWFHKYVVAEIVETDRTGGGDSLVTRYDYKGDAAWRKAKPDGITEDKYLTWGGWQGYGKVTVTSGSADKQSTRIDYTYMQGMDGDKDPDGGNRSVKVKDSTGAEFTDAEEFTGHQLEAQTWDGDKVVSKVVTTPWKAVTGTQTHSWGTRNAVIVRSDVERGFSLLANDTWRESKSTTKYSTVYGTGRVTEVDDQGDVSTTADDACIRIWYADNTTANLLSLPSRSEAVGVRCSATPDRKTQVHADERTSYDNKAFGEAPTRGLATTTERLTAHNGTTGTYQVTGTTTYDGFGRPLSQKDASGAETKTSYTDVNGLISQTKNTNALNHVTTTDYVPAWGMSAGQTDANGKRTDLAYDGLGRLTSVWLPDRAKTQTPSIKYSYNVRRDKVTAIRTEKIENDGSYGSEYELFDSLLRPRQLQTEGPKGTRMVADSFYDGTGKIKQTNATYNAAGAASDELLIVRNGEVGQQSLLRYDGLGRPTAQIMAVSGVEQWRTTTTYDGERTTVDPPQGGVPTTSISDARGNTEEIWHYKGDSPNPLAGYDATKYTFTQKNQLETVTDAKGNQWRYGYDLLGRTTQLDDPDTGTSTTQYDALDRPVSTTDGRGKKISTVYDKLGRPLSSWQGEANTGTRLTETRYDKAGMLGRAYADLSYVSPTEYFATVIQTWDDFYRPLRSDYLVPASQGSLAGTYSFTSAYNRDGSVQSSGVPAAGGLPAEVLVNGYDELQRPTTLTGATPYVTNTVYSNQGHMLQFELNTGGKKVWQTFDYETGTDRLKRIVVDVYGAPAPVKEANYSYDQAGNVLSIADTSNTASPDVQCFGYDARKRLAEAWTPAATVAEATGSGSVGSIAPLDGSGPAACQAAPGAKALGGPAPYWKSYVTDAIGNRTSETVHDTGLNPAKNITRTFTYGGAGALGDGPHQVTKVVENTPTGDRQSSYEYDDSGNTTKRTIGGNAQTLEWTADGKLGKAKEADGSETTYLYDSVGNRVQRKDTTGTTVYLPGMELKLSADGAKKSATRYYAHAGETVAVRTDDGTVSFIAADHHGTGEVAVHAVTGSVTQRRFDPYGVERGTATGSWPGEKGYVGGTIDKSTGLTHLGAREYDAVIGKFISVDPLIDYTQPQQINGYSYANNTPVTHADPSGMAIPECMQGLIECRGGLPVSGGKKDPVKEASNNVDGASNILGGAQEQQTQAKQRIKSAGKALVKIVRDILGVDAALDCVSSGDMGACGETLLNIAGSFAGGLAGKILAKYGAPWNWAKGAKLAKRVVNLVGDLVGGVKDLFKANKAVDKAKDGLSKAKDALAAAKKKAAAAVKKGKGDGDPPGGSCPTSPVKHSFLPGTKVLLADGTTKPIEDVVLGDEVTVTDPETGETTVREVVGTIVTEDDKHFVDLTVTGRSGEAESLVSTTTHPFWSVSEGRWVEAGDLTPGMTLYTASGDTAEVTDTRYFEQRQRTHDLTVADVHTYYVLAEDSPLLVHNCGTRASQDPGEVPDLYDPDSGDFNEYRGKKEKLEEAGKTRRATEEMVSESETRSSTISRSPGAAQKMIDGAQQAGSHGPAEVLVVSALVAAKAAQKLRKWWNGRRR
- a CDS encoding DUF3145 domain-containing protein → MTTRGVLYVHSAPRALCPHVEWAIAGVLGTRVQLDWIRQPASPGTWRAEFSWRGEAGTASKLASALRGWHLLRFEVTAEPCATAEGERYSATPELGIFHAVTGIHGDILVPEDRLRAAMARAAQGETELEAEIAKLLGKPWDDELEPFRYAGEGAPVRWLHQVV